Proteins from one Bacteroidota bacterium genomic window:
- a CDS encoding response regulator transcription factor — MKLRNKPRQNKTTLPKIRILLIEDNRLLREGLTSLINGYKDVLVADVSNGRDHALLKTRSVKPDLVLMDFGLASQNSLNIVQSLKKDFPAVKIIGMGLIPTQVDIMEFVQAGADGFILKNAAVEEMIKTIRIVAAGEKILPPLMTESLFFQVVEHALLSGKKNVKSAIRITEREKEIVALIVDGMSNKQIAERLNIATFTVKSHVHNILEKLALHSRLQIANFSRDEM, encoded by the coding sequence ATGAAGCTACGAAACAAACCACGACAAAATAAAACCACTTTACCAAAGATCCGAATACTGCTTATTGAAGATAACCGACTATTGCGTGAGGGGCTCACATCCCTCATCAATGGCTACAAGGATGTGTTGGTTGCCGATGTTTCAAATGGGAGAGACCACGCGTTATTAAAGACGCGTTCAGTAAAACCGGATCTTGTCTTAATGGATTTTGGGTTGGCGAGTCAAAACAGCTTGAATATCGTTCAGTCCTTGAAAAAAGATTTTCCGGCTGTAAAGATAATTGGGATGGGTCTGATTCCGACACAGGTAGATATTATGGAATTTGTACAAGCAGGTGCCGATGGTTTTATCCTTAAAAATGCAGCAGTGGAAGAGATGATCAAAACAATTCGAATAGTGGCAGCCGGAGAAAAAATACTCCCTCCGCTCATGACTGAATCGCTCTTTTTTCAGGTAGTTGAGCATGCCCTTTTAAGCGGGAAGAAAAATGTCAAGAGTGCAATAAGGATCACAGAGCGCGAAAAAGAAATTGTTGCATTGATCGTTGATGGAATGAGCAATAAACAAATTGCCGAACGTCTCAATATTGCAACATTTACCGTTAAAAGTCATGTTCACAATATTTTGGAAAAGTTAGCTCTTCATAGCCGCTTACAGATTGCAAATTTCTCCCGCGACGAAATGTAA
- a CDS encoding ice-binding family protein, whose translation MSTSFQNKIKNSSIWMRTISISITAAVLMATFAAGCKKDDVVSAPIPLADHSAVNLRSSSSFVVLAKSGVSATGVTSISGDIGLSPAAATYATGFGMIMDVSNTFATSSLVVSPGKIYASNYTPPTPSKMTTAISDMQTAYTDAAGRTSPDHTELGAGDITSMTLTPGLYKWGTGVLISSAGVTLSGSETDVWIFQIAQNLTVANGAIVTLSGGAQASNIFWQVAGQTTLGTTAAMKGIILCKTAIAMNTGASLKGKAMAQTAVTLAGNTVVNP comes from the coding sequence ATGAGTACGAGTTTCCAAAATAAAATCAAAAATTCAAGTATCTGGATGCGTACCATTAGCATCTCAATAACAGCAGCAGTTCTTATGGCTACGTTTGCTGCTGGTTGTAAGAAGGATGATGTAGTATCAGCACCAATACCATTGGCAGACCATTCAGCAGTCAACCTTCGTTCGTCTTCCAGTTTTGTTGTCCTTGCAAAATCAGGAGTTTCAGCAACTGGGGTTACCTCAATTTCAGGAGATATTGGACTGAGTCCGGCTGCAGCAACGTATGCAACCGGATTTGGAATGATTATGGATGTTTCAAATACATTTGCAACTTCCTCGTTAGTAGTATCCCCGGGAAAAATATATGCATCGAATTATACTCCACCGACTCCATCGAAAATGACTACAGCTATAAGTGACATGCAAACCGCATACACCGATGCTGCCGGACGAACATCGCCGGATCATACGGAACTGGGTGCGGGAGACATCACTTCGATGACGCTTACGCCAGGTCTTTATAAATGGGGTACTGGTGTTCTTATCTCATCGGCCGGAGTAACTCTTTCGGGATCCGAAACTGATGTCTGGATTTTTCAGATAGCGCAAAATTTAACCGTGGCTAATGGTGCGATTGTTACTCTAAGCGGCGGTGCACAGGCTTCAAATATTTTCTGGCAGGTTGCCGGTCAAACTACTCTTGGAACGACGGCTGCAATGAAAGGGATTATATTATGCAAAACTGCTATCGCAATGAATACTGGTGCATCGTTAAAGGGAAAAGCAATGGCGCAAACAGCAGTAACATTAGCTGGGAACACTGTTGTAAATCCTTAA
- a CDS encoding T9SS type A sorting domain-containing protein yields MNIFLTKVIRENNLTKYCQRFVAAFLVVAVLIPFTAYSQLLGNPKMNNPIDSSTNDQRNSASASDGNNRSTLTNNSDISLTGYILSQNYPNPSNPVSAINYEIPLTSHVLLTIVDAMGNKIRDLVNRNQAAGKYTVSFSTIQGTTNLSSGVYFYRLEAGEFTATKKLILLK; encoded by the coding sequence ATGAACATCTTTTTAACGAAAGTAATACGCGAAAACAATCTAACGAAGTATTGTCAGAGATTTGTCGCAGCATTTCTTGTGGTAGCAGTCCTGATTCCTTTTACAGCATATTCTCAGTTGCTGGGAAACCCTAAAATGAACAATCCAATCGACAGTTCTACAAATGATCAACGAAATTCTGCCAGTGCCAGCGACGGGAATAATAGATCAACATTAACAAATAATAGTGATATATCACTTACAGGCTATATCCTCTCGCAGAACTATCCGAATCCCTCCAATCCGGTATCGGCAATTAATTATGAAATTCCTTTGACCAGTCATGTTTTATTGACCATTGTAGATGCCATGGGAAACAAGATCAGAGATCTTGTGAATAGAAATCAAGCTGCGGGAAAATATACAGTGTCATTCAGCACAATTCAGGGAACGACGAATCTTTCAAGCGGTGTCTACTTTTATCGATTAGAAGCAGGGGAATTCACTGCGACGAAGAAATTGATCCTTTTAAAATGA
- the kaiC gene encoding circadian clock protein KaiC — protein MKKKEIQSRRTVLPKAPTSIQGLDEITGGGLPKGRPTLICGGAGCGKTLFAMEFLVRGATLYNEPGVFISFEETEKELTANVASLGFDLDKLVESKKIWLEHIHIERSETEQSGEYDLEGLFIRIHSAIEKIDAKRVVLDTMETLFSELPNPLILRKELHRLFQWLKKKGVTTIVTAERGEGALTREGLEEYVSDCVILLDHRVIDQSSIRRLRIVKYRGSSHGTNEYPFLIDEDGFSVLPVTSLGLDHISSPERISTGIPRLDTMLSGKGYFCGSTVLVSGTAGTGKTSIAAQFVEAACKRGERVLFFTFEESPNQIVRNMRSIGIDLEPWVNKGLLQFHATRPTLYGLETHLSTSIKLVNKFKPSIVILDPINAFVLGENQTEVNIMLVRLVDFLKMRRVTAFFTSLTSGNDTMESTDVYISSLIDTWLLVRDLEIGGERNRGLYVLKSRGMAHSNQIREFRLTNHGIELLDVYVGSEGVLTGSARLSQETKDEAEQLLRQQEIGSKQFGLERKRDALEAQIVVLRSEFEAEESDALKVIGIEKAINERFTQDKIKMGKSRRGDVSIKMPGANKKKNIFKGM, from the coding sequence ATGAAGAAAAAGGAGATACAATCACGCCGAACAGTTCTTCCGAAAGCGCCGACAAGTATTCAAGGATTAGATGAGATTACCGGTGGAGGATTACCGAAAGGGAGACCCACTCTTATTTGCGGCGGCGCGGGTTGCGGAAAAACTCTTTTTGCAATGGAGTTTCTTGTTCGTGGAGCAACGTTGTACAATGAGCCTGGAGTCTTTATATCATTCGAGGAAACAGAAAAAGAACTTACGGCAAATGTTGCTTCATTAGGATTCGATTTAGATAAACTTGTAGAAAGTAAAAAAATTTGGCTAGAACATATTCATATTGAACGGAGTGAGACTGAACAAAGCGGTGAGTACGATCTGGAAGGATTGTTTATTAGGATTCATTCTGCAATTGAGAAGATAGATGCAAAACGTGTCGTACTGGATACGATGGAAACACTCTTTTCGGAATTACCAAATCCACTGATACTGCGTAAAGAACTGCATCGGTTATTCCAATGGTTGAAAAAGAAAGGAGTAACAACAATTGTTACTGCAGAGCGAGGCGAAGGTGCCTTAACCCGTGAAGGATTGGAAGAGTACGTTTCTGATTGTGTCATCTTGCTTGATCATCGCGTAATCGATCAATCATCTATTCGTCGGCTGCGGATTGTAAAATATCGCGGCTCATCGCATGGTACGAATGAGTATCCTTTCCTAATTGATGAAGATGGTTTTTCTGTACTCCCAGTCACTTCTCTTGGACTGGATCACATCTCATCCCCAGAGAGAATTTCTACCGGTATTCCGCGTCTTGACACGATGCTCTCTGGAAAAGGTTACTTTTGTGGCAGCACAGTGCTTGTTTCGGGCACCGCCGGTACAGGCAAGACGAGTATTGCCGCACAATTTGTTGAAGCTGCATGCAAACGGGGAGAACGCGTTCTCTTTTTTACTTTCGAAGAATCCCCAAATCAGATTGTCCGCAATATGCGCTCTATTGGAATAGATTTAGAACCATGGGTCAATAAAGGGTTGCTGCAGTTTCATGCAACACGCCCTACGCTTTATGGGTTAGAAACTCATCTATCGACAAGTATCAAATTGGTTAACAAATTTAAACCGAGCATTGTTATTCTCGATCCTATTAATGCATTTGTGCTGGGAGAGAACCAAACCGAAGTCAATATCATGTTAGTGCGGCTTGTAGATTTTTTAAAGATGAGGCGGGTCACGGCATTCTTCACTAGTCTGACCTCTGGCAATGATACGATGGAATCAACCGATGTGTACATCTCATCCTTGATTGATACATGGCTGCTTGTTCGTGATTTAGAAATTGGCGGTGAACGGAACAGAGGATTGTACGTGTTAAAATCACGTGGTATGGCACACTCCAATCAGATTCGCGAGTTTAGACTGACAAATCACGGTATAGAATTGCTCGATGTGTATGTTGGTTCAGAAGGAGTTTTAACCGGTTCAGCAAGATTATCTCAAGAAACAAAAGATGAAGCGGAACAATTGTTACGGCAACAAGAGATCGGGAGCAAACAATTTGGATTAGAACGAAAACGCGACGCATTGGAAGCTCAAATTGTAGTGCTACGATCTGAATTTGAAGCTGAAGAATCAGACGCACTGAAAGTTATCGGGATTGAAAAAGCAATCAATGAGCGCTTCACTCAAGACAAGATAAAAATGGGGAAGAGTCGAAGAGGCGATGTATCTATAAAAATGCCCGGTGCAAATAAAAAGAAAAATATATTTAAAGGAATGTAA
- a CDS encoding circadian clock KaiB family protein, which yields MQQGDTKWDLNLYVVGKTSKAATAINNLAIICEEQLKGRFQITVIDLLKNPQSAHDDQIVAVPTLVRKLPLPERNIIGDLSNRERVLVGLGLKEPGELTLA from the coding sequence GTGCAACAGGGAGATACCAAGTGGGATTTGAATCTGTATGTTGTAGGGAAAACTTCAAAAGCTGCCACTGCAATCAACAATCTTGCGATAATTTGTGAAGAGCAATTAAAAGGTAGGTTTCAAATAACAGTGATTGATCTTTTAAAGAATCCGCAAAGTGCACACGATGACCAAATCGTTGCCGTTCCAACATTGGTACGTAAACTACCGCTTCCGGAAAGAAATATCATCGGAGATCTTTCAAATAGAGAGCGTGTATTGGTTGGGTTAGGACTCAAAGAACCTGGTGAACTAACGCTTGCATAA
- a CDS encoding response regulator transcription factor, which yields MPKIRILLIEDNRILRDGITAMINGQKDVTVAAVCDGKDDTVKKTHTVKAEVVLIDLGLESQNSLDVVQLLKKEFPSIKIIGMGLNPGQSDIMEFVQAGAEGFILKEATLEEVIKTIRAVAGGEKVLPPLMTESLFFQVAEHALLKGKRNLKSAVRMTEREKEVIALIVEGMSNKQIGDNLSIATFTVKSHVHNILEKLALQSRLQIAMHAREEK from the coding sequence ATGCCTAAAATTAGAATACTCCTTATAGAAGACAACCGCATTTTGCGGGATGGTATCACTGCGATGATCAACGGACAGAAAGATGTCACCGTTGCGGCTGTTTGCGACGGCAAGGATGACACCGTAAAAAAAACACACACGGTAAAAGCGGAAGTAGTGTTGATTGATCTCGGTTTGGAGAGTCAGAACAGTTTGGACGTTGTGCAGTTGTTGAAGAAGGAGTTTCCTAGTATCAAAATAATTGGAATGGGTCTTAACCCGGGTCAATCGGATATTATGGAATTCGTACAAGCAGGAGCTGAGGGTTTTATTCTGAAGGAAGCAACGCTTGAAGAGGTGATTAAGACAATTCGAGCGGTTGCCGGCGGAGAAAAAGTGCTTCCGCCTCTCATGACAGAATCACTCTTTTTTCAAGTTGCCGAACATGCACTCCTGAAGGGGAAAAGAAACCTTAAAAGTGCTGTCCGTATGACGGAACGAGAAAAAGAAGTGATTGCATTGATTGTTGAAGGAATGAGTAATAAGCAAATTGGCGACAATCTCAGTATTGCAACATTCACTGTTAAAAGTCATGTGCATAATATTTTGGAAAAATTAGCGTTACAAAGCCGTCTTCAGATTGCAATGCATGCCCGCGAAGAAAAATAA
- a CDS encoding ice-binding family protein, with amino-acid sequence MKNANVQTITRSAIRPAIIMSISLAMFLFAACESNSPSTQQDISGPSSAARTINESAVPFDVVSNLAVQEPVNLGLADGFAILSYAGITNTGNTSITGNLGASPITGAALTGFETVALVGTFYTVDATGPAGSVISASMLDQAMLDVTAAYNDAAGRTENPISVEGNLGGQTLLPGLYKSTGALEISSGDLTLDAQGDVNAVWIFQIASSFNMTSGRQVFLTGGAKASNIFWQVGSSATFGTTAVMKGTILAYATVTLATGASLEGRALARTANVTLDANTIVKP; translated from the coding sequence ATGAAAAACGCAAATGTTCAAACAATTACCCGATCAGCGATACGACCAGCTATTATTATGTCGATTTCGCTTGCAATGTTTCTTTTCGCAGCGTGCGAATCGAATTCACCATCCACCCAACAAGATATCAGCGGACCGTCTTCAGCAGCAAGGACGATTAACGAATCAGCAGTTCCTTTTGACGTAGTATCGAATCTTGCTGTACAAGAGCCTGTAAATCTTGGCTTGGCTGATGGATTTGCAATTCTTTCATACGCCGGAATTACCAATACCGGGAATACAAGTATTACGGGAAATCTTGGAGCGAGTCCTATCACTGGTGCCGCACTAACCGGTTTTGAGACAGTAGCCTTGGTTGGAACATTCTACACGGTTGATGCTACTGGTCCTGCAGGTTCGGTGATTTCAGCTTCCATGTTAGATCAGGCTATGCTTGATGTAACAGCAGCATATAACGATGCCGCAGGACGAACAGAAAATCCAATCAGTGTAGAAGGAAATCTTGGCGGACAGACACTTCTTCCGGGACTTTATAAATCCACCGGCGCGCTTGAAATTTCATCCGGTGATCTTACGCTCGATGCTCAAGGTGATGTGAATGCTGTTTGGATTTTTCAAATAGCATCCAGTTTCAATATGACATCAGGTCGGCAAGTGTTCTTAACCGGCGGCGCGAAAGCTTCCAACATTTTTTGGCAGGTCGGTAGTTCTGCAACGTTTGGAACAACTGCGGTAATGAAGGGAACCATTTTAGCGTATGCAACAGTAACGCTTGCTACAGGTGCATCATTGGAAGGCAGAGCATTAGCTCGAACTGCCAATGTTACATTAGATGCGAACACTATTGTGAAGCCGTAA
- a CDS encoding ice-binding family protein — MNTYTKHTTNSLARLTRFFGAILSVALIMSVTAKSQTLTAVNLGSTANYVILAGSLVSNIPASAVTGDIGLSPAAGSSITGFGLSEVTGTIYTVDVSGPAGSTMAPTILTAAKGDLTIAYNDAAGRTPVPTGNYLNPGSGNIGGLTLVPGLYKFTSDASITGSDVTLTGSATDVWIFQIAAGLNVGTGIKVILAGGARAANIFWQVGSSATLGTTSVFKGTIMADQSISLGTGASLEGRALASNAAVTLESNAVTRPATVTAVADGVVTPQQFELFQNYPNPFNPSTQIQYNLEKAVQVSLKVYNLLGDEVATLVKGPQEAGSYTVPFNSKMGTLSLSSGVYFYRLEAGSFLSTKKFTLVK, encoded by the coding sequence ATGAACACCTATACAAAACACACAACAAATAGTTTGGCACGATTGACACGCTTCTTTGGAGCGATACTGTCAGTTGCATTGATCATGTCTGTTACTGCAAAGTCTCAAACACTGACGGCGGTAAATTTAGGATCCACCGCCAATTATGTTATTCTCGCAGGCTCATTAGTTTCGAATATTCCGGCATCTGCAGTTACTGGTGATATCGGTTTGAGTCCAGCAGCGGGTAGCAGCATAACCGGATTTGGATTATCCGAAGTTACCGGAACAATTTACACAGTCGATGTTTCCGGTCCTGCCGGTTCCACAATGGCACCGACGATTCTGACTGCAGCAAAAGGCGATTTAACCATAGCATATAATGATGCTGCAGGACGAACACCAGTACCAACTGGAAATTATTTAAATCCAGGTTCAGGAAATATTGGCGGATTAACACTCGTTCCTGGTTTGTATAAATTCACAAGCGATGCATCAATAACAGGATCTGATGTTACTCTCACAGGTAGCGCAACTGATGTCTGGATATTCCAGATTGCAGCTGGTCTGAATGTAGGCACCGGTATTAAAGTTATTCTCGCCGGTGGTGCTAGAGCAGCAAACATTTTTTGGCAAGTTGGTAGTTCGGCTACACTTGGTACAACCTCAGTATTTAAAGGAACTATCATGGCCGACCAATCAATCTCGTTAGGTACGGGAGCATCATTGGAAGGTAGGGCGTTAGCAAGTAATGCCGCAGTTACATTAGAATCCAATGCTGTTACAAGACCGGCAACAGTGACCGCAGTAGCAGATGGTGTCGTAACACCTCAACAATTTGAGCTCTTCCAAAATTACCCGAATCCATTCAACCCATCCACACAGATTCAATATAATCTTGAAAAAGCTGTTCAGGTTTCTCTCAAAGTCTACAATCTTCTTGGTGATGAAGTTGCAACACTGGTGAAGGGTCCTCAAGAAGCAGGTAGTTACACTGTACCGTTCAATAGCAAAATGGGAACGCTTAGTCTTTCAAGCGGTGTGTACTTTTATCGTTTGGAAGCCGGGTCATTCCTTTCAACAAAAAAATTTACTCTTGTAAAGTAG
- a CDS encoding ice-binding family protein yields the protein MNIHTINKLSRWTRFVGAMVSVALMISVTAMSQSLLPVNIGSTSNFSILAGSLISNVPTSAVIGDIGLSPAAGSSVTGFGLTEVTGIIYTVDATGPVGSVIDATKLTTAQGDLTIAYNDAAGRTPIPTGTFLNPGSGNIGGLTLVPGLYKFTSDASITGSDVTLTGSATDVWIFQIAAGLNVGTGVKVILAGGAKASNIFWQVGTSATLGTTSVFKGTIMADQSISLNTSASVEGRLLARIAAVTLASNAVTNSTIVTSQAPLLESPADLATNLSTSVELKWFAAVGDSVYHLQIDTSNVFNTTVYNDSTLTGVLYNITNLKNGTTYFWRVSVKDSAKNSVGTSAYSTIRSFTTLNSTPIPITQAPLLELPADLATNQSTTIELKWFAAVGDSVYHLQIDTSKVFSSTVYNDSTLAGILHKITGLKNATTYYWRVSVKDSAKNGIGTSPYSIVRSFTTWNVTPTTPLLPVTLGMTDRFAILSYAGITNTGPSTITGDVGVSPLAASYMTGFGTPNIVGTIYGVDATGPEGSVVFPSMLTQAMGDLTTAFNDAAGRTVDPIGVSGNLGGLTLYSGLYKSTGSLEISSSDLTLDAQGDTAAVWIFQIASSFDMTSGRQVFLSGGAKASNIFWQMGSAATFGTTTVMKGTIMAYTTITFATGASLEGRALARTADITLQSNTIGKVAVVTSVRSENIPQGFTLSQNYPNPFNPTTNIEFTVPSNGRATLIVFNAIGQEVATLFNGEAEAGKYNTVQFNASGLATGLYFSRLEFGGIVQLKKMMLVK from the coding sequence ATGAACATTCACACAATAAATAAATTAAGCCGATGGACTCGTTTTGTCGGAGCAATGGTGTCGGTAGCTTTGATGATTTCCGTTACGGCCATGTCTCAATCGCTGCTTCCAGTAAATATAGGATCAACTTCCAATTTTTCAATTTTGGCTGGCTCATTAATCTCAAACGTTCCAACCTCTGCTGTCATTGGTGATATCGGTTTAAGCCCCGCCGCTGGGAGCAGTGTGACTGGATTTGGACTAACTGAAGTAACAGGAATAATATATACGGTCGATGCTACTGGTCCTGTAGGTTCGGTAATTGATGCCACGAAGCTAACTACTGCACAGGGTGATTTAACCATTGCGTACAACGATGCTGCAGGTCGTACACCAATACCGACTGGTACATTTTTGAATCCGGGTTCGGGAAATATTGGCGGATTAACGCTTGTTCCAGGTCTATATAAATTCACAAGTGATGCATCAATTACGGGTTCTGACGTTACTCTCACAGGCAGTGCAACTGATGTCTGGATATTCCAGATCGCAGCTGGCCTGAATGTAGGTACCGGTGTTAAAGTTATTCTCGCTGGTGGTGCAAAAGCTTCAAATATTTTTTGGCAGGTTGGTACGTCAGCCACCCTTGGAACGACTTCAGTGTTCAAAGGAACTATCATGGCTGATCAATCCATCTCACTGAATACAAGTGCATCAGTTGAAGGTAGATTGCTAGCACGTATTGCTGCAGTTACATTAGCATCTAATGCCGTCACTAATTCTACAATAGTTACCTCCCAAGCGCCATTATTAGAATCACCTGCTGACTTGGCAACGAATCTATCAACATCTGTTGAACTGAAATGGTTTGCAGCAGTTGGAGACAGCGTGTATCATTTACAAATTGATACAAGTAACGTTTTTAACACAACAGTGTATAACGACTCAACTCTTACAGGTGTCTTATATAATATCACAAACTTGAAGAATGGAACAACATATTTCTGGCGTGTGAGTGTAAAGGATAGTGCGAAGAATAGTGTCGGTACGAGCGCTTATTCAACAATTCGAAGTTTTACAACATTGAATTCCACACCCATACCTATTACGCAAGCACCATTGTTAGAATTGCCTGCTGACTTAGCAACGAATCAGTCAACAACTATTGAATTGAAATGGTTTGCCGCGGTTGGAGATAGCGTTTATCATTTACAAATTGATACAAGCAAAGTTTTTAGTTCAACGGTGTATAACGACTCTACTCTCGCTGGTATCTTGCATAAAATTACAGGCTTAAAGAATGCAACAACATATTACTGGCGTGTAAGTGTAAAGGATAGTGCAAAGAATGGTATCGGAACGAGCCCTTACTCAATAGTACGAAGCTTTACAACATGGAATGTTACACCGACAACACCTCTTTTGCCGGTCACTCTTGGTATGACTGATCGATTTGCAATTTTGTCGTACGCAGGAATAACTAATACAGGTCCTTCAACTATTACAGGAGATGTTGGAGTAAGTCCTCTAGCTGCTTCGTACATGACCGGATTTGGAACACCCAATATCGTCGGAACGATTTACGGAGTTGACGCAACAGGTCCTGAAGGTTCGGTTGTTTTTCCTTCTATGTTAACGCAGGCAATGGGTGATTTAACGACTGCATTTAATGATGCAGCAGGACGAACAGTAGATCCTATCGGTGTTTCCGGAAATCTTGGCGGACTTACTCTCTATTCTGGTTTGTATAAATCTACCGGTTCACTTGAAATATCATCAAGCGATCTTACGCTCGATGCACAAGGCGATACGGCAGCTGTTTGGATTTTTCAAATAGCTTCCAGTTTCGATATGACATCAGGACGCCAAGTTTTTCTTAGCGGCGGCGCAAAAGCTTCCAATATTTTTTGGCAAATGGGCAGTGCAGCAACGTTTGGAACAACGACTGTAATGAAGGGTACCATTATGGCGTATACAACAATTACCTTTGCTACAGGAGCATCGTTGGAAGGCAGAGCATTAGCGCGAACGGCCGATATTACACTGCAAAGCAATACCATTGGCAAAGTTGCGGTAGTGACTTCTGTTCGGTCAGAAAATATACCACAAGGATTCACACTTTCGCAGAACTATCCGAACCCGTTCAATCCAACAACGAATATTGAATTTACCGTTCCATCCAATGGTCGAGCAACATTGATAGTATTCAATGCGATCGGACAGGAAGTTGCGACATTGTTCAACGGTGAAGCGGAAGCAGGAAAATACAATACAGTGCAATTCAACGCTTCAGGATTAGCAACAGGGTTGTATTTTTCGCGATTGGAATTTGGCGGTATAGTGCAGTTGAAAAAAATGATGCTGGTAAAATAA
- a CDS encoding outer membrane beta-barrel protein: MKHINCSFRLSVAFIALMTMMIVPARSQVNMKFGGGIGIISPASNFNGSTLGYYNGSNYGLGNGLTIHGKTKIGSSGLNLVGEINYASLQNTGNSEPGQGLVDISQNTISLKVGPEFHLSIPIVPIIPFIGANIALNRFSGETTFRGVSKVPSATYSVKEATRLGIGFSAGSEVSIGPLLSLDFNFSYNFMNVSGKEWNDVNPETNQRIDSYLSLNDGIDPLYATGDEKHFIGSERSITSAFITISILFGL; encoded by the coding sequence ATGAAACATATTAATTGCTCGTTTCGATTATCTGTAGCATTTATTGCATTAATGACTATGATGATTGTGCCAGCGAGATCACAAGTGAACATGAAGTTTGGCGGTGGTATTGGTATAATCAGTCCGGCTTCAAATTTCAATGGTTCTACGCTTGGATACTACAATGGTTCAAACTATGGGCTCGGCAACGGTCTTACCATTCATGGAAAGACGAAGATCGGGTCATCCGGATTAAATCTTGTCGGCGAAATTAATTATGCATCATTACAGAACACCGGAAATTCTGAACCAGGACAAGGATTGGTGGATATATCACAAAATACCATATCGTTGAAAGTTGGACCTGAGTTCCATCTCAGCATTCCTATAGTACCAATTATTCCATTTATCGGTGCAAACATAGCATTGAATAGATTCAGCGGGGAGACAACGTTCCGCGGAGTATCGAAAGTTCCAAGCGCAACGTACAGCGTGAAAGAAGCAACTCGACTTGGCATCGGATTTTCTGCCGGATCGGAAGTGAGTATTGGTCCCTTATTATCGCTCGATTTTAATTTCTCATACAACTTCATGAATGTTTCCGGTAAAGAATGGAATGACGTTAATCCGGAAACAAACCAACGCATTGATTCCTATCTTTCGTTAAATGATGGTATCGATCCCCTGTATGCTACGGGAGACGAAAAACATTTTATTGGCAGTGAGCGGAGTATTACTTCAGCATTTATTACTATAAGCATCCTCTTCGGCTTATAA